The genome window GTTCGTTCTTATACTGCTCGTCTAATGGCTCCAATTCATTACCCAAGTCAATGAGCATCTGGTATTTGTCCATCCAATCGGTGAAGTCCTCGAACTCGCCGATTACGGCATCTTGTGCTTCGTTTATTGTCATAATACAAATGTTTTGTTTAATTCATAATTATGAATTCTGAATTTAGAATTAAGATGAATTACTTTGTTACCAGCTTAAACAGTTTATCATTCGGGCGAACCTTATCCGGTACTGGGATTGAAACGCGCCAGCCTTGTTCTGCCAGTTCAACTGGATTGAGTTCATAACGGATTTCTTCCGCATTGAGGAACATCGCTCCAGTGCTGTTACCAGTGATAAGCAGCTTGTCGCCCTTTGCGAAGGTATTGGCTTCCACGGCAATCTCAGCAACGCCAAGACGTGAGAAATACTTTATTACCTTACCGATGAGCACTTTCTTCTCAGTAGCCTTGTTACCGTATTCCTTCGTCCATTCACCCATCTTCTGACCTTGATAGTAGCCATCCCAGAAGCCACGGTTGAAGACTGTAGAGAGCCGCTCGTCCCACTGGTCTTTCTTCTCTTCAGTGAATGTACCGTCGAGGACACTCTCTATAGCCTCCTTATAGCAGCTGACAACGGTGTGAACATACTCTGGTCCGCGGGCACGACCCTCGATCTTGAACACCCGTACACCAGCATCCATCATCTTATCAATGAAGCGAACACTCTTCAAGTCCTTCGGACTCATGATGTACTTGTTGTCAATTTCCAGCTGGTTGCCCGTCTCGTTGTCCGTAACGGTGTAGCTGCGGCGGCATATCTGCACGCAGGCACCACGGTTGGCAGAGCGGTTGGCATCGTGAAGACTCATATAGCACTTGCCGGAAATAGCCATGCAGAAGGCACCGTGGCAGAACATCTCGATGCGGACAGGCTGCCCCTTCGGTCCACAGATGTTCTGTTTGATAATCTGCTCGTGTATCTCCTTCACCTGATCCATGTTCAGTTCGCGTGCCAGTACGGCAACATCAGCAAACTGAGCGTAGAACTTCAGGGCGTCAATATTGGAGATGTTCAACTGTGTGGAGAGGTGAACCTCAACACCAACCTGTCGGCAATACATCATCACGGCTACGTCACTGGCAATGACAGCAGTGATGTTGGCAGCCTTGGCAGCATCGATTATCTCGTGCATTGTCTCTATGTCCTCGCCATAGATGACTGTGTTCACCGTCAGATAAGTCTTGATATTCTTTGCGTTGCAGGTCTCGGCAATCTCCTTCAGGTCGTCGATGGTGAAGTGGTTGGCAGAGTGTGAACGCATATTCAGCTGCCCGATACCGAAGTAA of Prevotella fusca JCM 17724 contains these proteins:
- a CDS encoding peptidase U32 family protein; translation: MNKNTNDFEIMAPVGSRESLAAAINAGANSVYFGIGQLNMRSHSANHFTIDDLKEIAETCNAKNIKTYLTVNTVIYGEDIETMHEIIDAAKAANITAVIASDVAVMMYCRQVGVEVHLSTQLNISNIDALKFYAQFADVAVLARELNMDQVKEIHEQIIKQNICGPKGQPVRIEMFCHGAFCMAISGKCYMSLHDANRSANRGACVQICRRSYTVTDNETGNQLEIDNKYIMSPKDLKSVRFIDKMMDAGVRVFKIEGRARGPEYVHTVVSCYKEAIESVLDGTFTEEKKDQWDERLSTVFNRGFWDGYYQGQKMGEWTKEYGNKATEKKVLIGKVIKYFSRLGVAEIAVEANTFAKGDKLLITGNSTGAMFLNAEEIRYELNPVELAEQGWRVSIPVPDKVRPNDKLFKLVTK